In Pectobacterium aroidearum, the following are encoded in one genomic region:
- a CDS encoding sensor domain-containing diguanylate cyclase, with protein MTDNLLSHLSNALRSEDTFEGLVRQLLVMLELVTDLESTYLTQVDTEAGFQNILFAHNTKTLNIPEGASVPWHDTLCKRALDEGQSYTPNVAECWGDSETAKALGIITYASTPVRMEDGQLYGTLCAASSDHKPLTTKGEQILSLFAQLIAQQVQKEWLVQQLTAANVALHEYSYTDSLTGLLNRRGVFYSLEALFSQAKNDHQHALIVFIDLDGFKKINDQFSHEAGDIFLQEVGQRLLMWGNPGDVVGRLGGDEFVFARMINVAPGENERVIACFRDDITPLLQGNYSLGTVSIDYLGASIGIATADPSVEEPDGVIRRADAAMYANKVTRKKDEARAFDVITAQS; from the coding sequence ATGACTGATAATTTGCTTTCTCACCTCTCGAACGCATTACGTTCAGAGGATACCTTCGAGGGGCTCGTTCGCCAGTTATTAGTCATGCTGGAACTGGTCACCGATCTGGAATCGACTTACCTGACGCAGGTTGACACCGAAGCGGGTTTCCAAAATATCCTGTTTGCTCACAACACGAAAACGCTCAATATTCCTGAAGGTGCTTCGGTGCCGTGGCATGACACGCTGTGCAAACGGGCGTTGGATGAAGGGCAAAGTTACACGCCTAATGTGGCTGAATGCTGGGGAGATTCGGAGACGGCGAAAGCGTTGGGCATCATCACCTATGCCAGTACACCGGTACGCATGGAAGATGGGCAGTTGTATGGCACACTCTGTGCCGCAAGCTCCGATCATAAGCCGCTGACGACTAAGGGTGAACAAATCCTGAGTTTATTCGCGCAGCTTATTGCTCAGCAAGTGCAGAAAGAGTGGCTGGTGCAGCAGTTAACAGCCGCAAATGTCGCGTTACATGAATATTCTTATACCGATTCACTAACCGGATTGCTTAACCGCCGAGGCGTATTTTATTCTCTGGAAGCACTGTTTTCTCAGGCCAAGAATGACCATCAGCATGCGCTTATTGTGTTCATTGATCTCGACGGCTTTAAGAAAATTAACGACCAGTTCAGTCATGAAGCGGGTGATATCTTCTTACAAGAAGTGGGTCAGCGTTTGCTTATGTGGGGCAACCCAGGCGATGTTGTCGGGCGTCTCGGTGGTGATGAGTTTGTTTTTGCCCGTATGATAAACGTTGCGCCGGGAGAGAACGAGCGTGTGATTGCTTGCTTCAGAGATGACATTACGCCCTTGTTACAGGGGAATTATTCTCTCGGTACGGTCAGTATTGACTATTTGGGGGCCAGCATCGGGATCGCCACGGCAGACCCTTCCGTCGAGGAGCCTGATGGCGTGATCCGCCGGGCTGATGCTGCAATGTACGCCAATAAAGTCACGCGCAAAAAAGATGAAGCCCGCGCTTTTGACGTCATCACAGCACAATCGTGA
- a CDS encoding RidA family protein — MTAREAVFPFGRQALYERNRYSPAIKSNGFLFVSGQVGSREDGSPEQDLKAQVRLAFDNLNAVLTAAGCTFGDVVDVTLFVVDPESNLDAIWSILPEYWGEAPYPTLTGIGVTWLYGFKFEIKVIARLP, encoded by the coding sequence ATGACAGCACGCGAAGCAGTTTTTCCCTTCGGTCGGCAGGCGCTCTATGAGCGCAATCGCTATTCACCAGCCATCAAATCTAACGGGTTCTTGTTCGTTTCGGGGCAGGTTGGTAGCCGCGAGGATGGTTCGCCTGAACAGGATCTAAAAGCGCAGGTCAGGCTGGCATTCGATAACCTTAATGCCGTTCTCACAGCTGCGGGCTGCACGTTCGGTGACGTAGTTGACGTTACCCTCTTTGTCGTCGATCCCGAGTCAAACCTCGACGCTATCTGGAGTATCCTGCCAGAATATTGGGGGGAAGCGCCTTACCCTACGTTGACCGGGATCGGCGTGACGTGGCTTTACGGATTCAAATTTGAGATTAAGGTGATTGCTAGGCTGCCCTAA
- a CDS encoding zinc-binding alcohol dehydrogenase family protein: protein MKAAVYDVEGAPSVLKYVDIPDPVTGPDDILISVEAISIEGGDLINRRSTPPPLPSWVVGYAAAGTVVAVGSNVRSRTIGDRVAAFNMQGSHAERWAVPAERTWLIPDGVDTAEAAVLPISFGTAYHCLFTRGMLRRGETVLIQAAAGGVGLAAVQLASQAGATVIAVASGTQRRSRLLELGADHVVDRAENNVVDSVRQYTHGTGVDLVIDPVGTTLPASLSALAPEGRLVFVGNAGGGSLTVDLWPPMQSNQTLMGVFMGPLFERPGVRASVDDMLQAVAAGRIRVVIDRIFPLANAAAAHEFAETAKPLGRIVMKP from the coding sequence ATGAAAGCAGCGGTTTATGACGTGGAAGGCGCTCCCAGCGTCCTGAAATATGTCGATATCCCAGATCCGGTCACAGGGCCTGACGACATCCTGATTTCTGTCGAGGCTATCTCGATTGAAGGTGGAGATCTGATCAACCGCCGTTCAACTCCGCCACCTCTTCCTTCATGGGTCGTCGGCTACGCGGCCGCGGGCACTGTTGTTGCAGTTGGATCGAACGTTCGTAGCCGTACGATTGGGGACAGAGTCGCTGCTTTTAACATGCAGGGATCACATGCAGAACGCTGGGCTGTGCCCGCAGAACGAACCTGGCTTATACCAGATGGGGTGGATACGGCAGAAGCGGCGGTGTTACCGATTTCTTTTGGAACCGCATATCATTGCCTCTTCACTCGAGGCATGCTCCGGCGCGGAGAAACGGTTCTTATTCAGGCTGCCGCTGGTGGCGTGGGGCTCGCGGCCGTTCAGCTTGCTTCACAAGCAGGCGCGACGGTCATCGCCGTGGCAAGTGGAACGCAGCGAAGAAGCCGGTTGCTTGAACTTGGTGCCGATCATGTCGTGGATCGTGCAGAGAATAACGTCGTGGACAGTGTTCGGCAGTACACCCATGGCACCGGTGTTGACCTCGTCATCGATCCGGTAGGGACGACGTTGCCCGCTTCGCTTTCTGCGCTCGCTCCGGAAGGACGTCTCGTCTTCGTCGGTAATGCGGGCGGTGGCAGCCTGACTGTCGACTTGTGGCCGCCAATGCAGTCTAACCAGACACTCATGGGGGTATTCATGGGACCCCTTTTTGAAAGGCCCGGAGTTCGGGCAAGTGTGGACGACATGTTGCAGGCTGTAGCAGCAGGGCGCATCAGGGTTGTCATTGACCGCATCTTCCCCCTGGCCAACGCTGCCGCGGCCCACGAATTCGCCGAGACAGCGAAACCGCTTGGCCGCATCGTGATGAAGCCATGA
- a CDS encoding MFS transporter encodes MYYLHNKNFWIFGLFFFFYFFIMGAYFPFFPIWLHDINQISKSDTGIIFACISFFALLFQPIFGLLSDKLGLRKHLLWIITIMLVFFAPFFIYVFGPLLKYNIVLGSIVGGIYLGFINNGGAPAIEAYIEKVSRRSQFEFGRARLFGCLGWALCASIVGIMFTINNQFVFWLGSACAVILAILLLLAKPEVSSSAFVADQVGSNQKPFSLKMAAELLKERKIWFLTLYVVGVSCTYDVFDQQFANFFTSFFETRQEGTRVFGYVTTLGELLNATIMFFAPLIVNRIGGKNALLIAGTIMSVRIIGSAFASSVLEVIVLKTLHMFEVPFLIVGCFKYITTVFEVRFSATIYLVCFCFFKQISIIFMSIFAGNMYDSIGFHGTYLILGGIALSFTAVSLFTLSGKGPLYAFSDKQKAPVNTL; translated from the coding sequence ATGTACTACCTACATAATAAGAATTTCTGGATATTCGGCCTGTTTTTCTTTTTCTACTTCTTCATCATGGGGGCTTATTTCCCGTTCTTCCCTATTTGGCTTCACGATATCAACCAAATAAGTAAAAGCGACACGGGAATTATCTTCGCCTGCATCTCCTTTTTTGCTTTGCTATTTCAACCTATATTTGGCCTGTTATCCGATAAGTTAGGATTGAGAAAACACCTGCTGTGGATTATTACCATTATGCTGGTGTTTTTTGCTCCATTCTTTATTTATGTTTTTGGCCCATTACTAAAATACAACATCGTTTTAGGTTCTATCGTCGGCGGAATTTACCTGGGATTCATCAACAACGGTGGCGCACCAGCCATTGAAGCCTACATCGAGAAAGTTAGCCGCCGCAGCCAGTTTGAATTTGGCCGTGCACGCCTGTTCGGCTGCCTCGGCTGGGCGCTCTGTGCGTCTATCGTCGGGATTATGTTTACCATCAATAATCAGTTTGTTTTCTGGCTTGGTTCCGCGTGTGCCGTCATCCTCGCTATCCTGCTACTGTTGGCAAAACCGGAAGTCTCTTCCAGCGCGTTCGTTGCCGATCAAGTTGGCTCTAACCAGAAACCCTTTAGCCTGAAAATGGCAGCCGAGCTGTTAAAAGAACGTAAGATCTGGTTCCTGACCCTCTATGTCGTCGGTGTGTCATGCACCTATGATGTGTTCGATCAGCAGTTTGCCAACTTCTTCACGTCGTTTTTCGAAACCCGACAGGAAGGCACAAGAGTATTTGGCTACGTCACTACGCTGGGTGAATTGCTTAATGCCACCATCATGTTTTTTGCACCGCTAATTGTGAACCGTATCGGCGGTAAAAACGCCCTGCTCATCGCCGGGACGATTATGTCCGTACGTATCATTGGCTCCGCTTTTGCCAGTTCCGTACTGGAAGTGATTGTGCTGAAAACGCTGCACATGTTTGAAGTGCCGTTCCTGATTGTCGGCTGTTTCAAATACATCACCACAGTCTTTGAAGTTCGTTTTTCCGCGACGATTTATCTGGTGTGCTTCTGTTTCTTTAAACAAATATCCATCATTTTCATGTCCATCTTTGCTGGCAATATGTATGACAGTATCGGTTTTCATGGCACTTACCTGATTTTAGGCGGCATCGCCCTCTCCTTCACGGCGGTATCCCTATTCACGCTGTCGGGAAAAGGACCGTTATATGCTTTTTCCGACAAACAAAAAGCGCCAGTGAATACACTCTAG
- a CDS encoding flavin reductase family protein — MKKNVKLSSFYYGFPVFLVTTTDNSNGNINVASVSSSISLGDKIIIGVTKGSKTCSNLLSGSDVVINIPDYKLWEKVEELGKLTGSDTLSEGQIKWGVQVCHDKFSKVGLHTESSRDITPPRVIECPIQAECKTVSTTDKGRFILVELDIVNVWVDSELLGANDVVDSSKWKPLIYNFREYDTTGDALGFNFKYGH; from the coding sequence ATGAAAAAGAACGTAAAACTCAGTTCATTTTATTATGGTTTTCCGGTTTTCCTTGTTACGACAACGGATAATAGCAACGGAAATATCAATGTTGCTTCTGTATCGTCGTCAATTTCTCTCGGCGATAAAATTATTATCGGTGTCACCAAAGGAAGTAAGACCTGTAGTAATTTATTATCCGGGTCTGATGTTGTGATTAATATTCCTGATTATAAACTTTGGGAGAAAGTTGAAGAACTCGGTAAGTTGACCGGGAGCGATACGCTATCTGAGGGGCAGATTAAATGGGGCGTTCAGGTATGCCACGATAAATTCTCCAAAGTCGGCCTTCACACTGAGTCTTCTCGCGATATTACGCCGCCTCGGGTGATTGAATGTCCTATTCAGGCGGAATGTAAAACCGTCAGCACGACGGACAAAGGCCGTTTTATTCTCGTTGAGCTGGATATTGTCAATGTCTGGGTGGATAGCGAGCTATTAGGAGCGAATGATGTTGTCGATTCGTCAAAATGGAAGCCTTTGATCTACAACTTCCGCGAATATGACACCACGGGTGATGCATTAGGCTTTAACTTTAAATACGGCCATTAA
- a CDS encoding beta-galactosidase produces the protein MSDTVLPHPVRHRATLQEILSRRDWENPTCTHYQRLPAHPPFNSWRSVAAAQQGEPSQRLRRLNGEWSFSYFTRPEAVPESWLQQDLPDADTIPVPSNWQLQGYDTPIYTNVKYPIPVNPPYVPKDNPTGCYSLTFKINHDWISNGQTRIIFDGVNSAFYLWCNGHWVGYSQDSRLPAEFDIGRYLTTGENRLAVMVLRWSDGSYLEDQDMWRMSGIFRDVTLLHKPTVHLNDIQLTTPLSADFRHGTLEIQVRATLTEAESKSHRIRAQLWRGNKLIGDTRQAFGSNIVDERGAYHDKAFLRIDVPQPDLWSAELPHLYRTVISLETAEGELVEAEAYDVGFRKVEIRNGLLLLNGQPLLIRGVNRHEHHPQHGQVMDEDTMRRDIMLMKQHNFNAVRCSHYPNHPLWYRLCDRYGLYVVDEANIETHGMQPMNRLSDDPVWLPAYSERVSRMVQRDRNHPCIIIWSLGNESGYGANHDALYQWIKRHDPTRPVHYEGGGANSRATDIVCPMYARVDEDQPFPSVPKWSITKWISMPDEHRPLILCEYAHAMGNSLGGFARYWQAFRQYPRLQGGFIWDWVDQALTRHDEQGNAYWAYGGDFGDTPNDRQFCLDGLLFPDRTPHPSLYEAQRAQQHIQFDWQAGSPCELHVTSEYLFRHTDNEQLNWRITLDDKTLAEGSLPLTLAPQSTQTLTLLEALPAVEHTGELWLNVEVVQPKATAWSEANHRCAWDQWQLPAPLHLPDTASSGQKQRPVLRSSDTHFDIIQGEQRWRFNCQNGWLEQWWTADTPALLTPLQDQFVRAPLDNDIGISEVDRIDPRAWAERWKSAGLYQLQTQCIAIQANQLDDAVQVTTEHVFRHAGQILLRSKKRWQIDVHGVMTVDVDVDVATVLPSLARVGLNCKLADVAPQVSWVGLGPHENYPDRQLAAQHGHWRLPLDDLHTPYIFPSENGLRCNTRTLTYGKWTITGNFHFGLSRYGLTQLMTCTHHHLLEKEEGVWLNLDGFHMGIGGDDSWSPSVHRDDLLTATHYHYRVALQHHQPY, from the coding sequence ATGAGCGATACCGTTTTGCCGCATCCCGTACGCCATCGCGCCACGTTGCAAGAAATCCTTTCCCGACGCGATTGGGAAAACCCAACCTGTACTCACTACCAGAGGCTTCCTGCACATCCGCCGTTTAACAGCTGGCGTAGCGTAGCTGCCGCACAGCAGGGTGAACCTTCTCAGCGGCTGCGCCGCCTGAATGGCGAATGGTCGTTTAGCTATTTCACTCGCCCGGAAGCGGTGCCGGAAAGCTGGTTGCAGCAGGATCTGCCCGATGCCGATACCATCCCAGTGCCTTCTAATTGGCAATTACAGGGCTATGACACTCCGATTTATACCAACGTAAAATACCCGATCCCCGTCAACCCACCTTATGTGCCGAAAGACAATCCCACCGGTTGTTATTCGCTCACTTTTAAGATCAATCATGACTGGATCAGCAACGGGCAAACCCGGATTATCTTTGATGGTGTTAACTCCGCGTTTTACCTCTGGTGTAACGGTCACTGGGTAGGATATTCGCAGGATAGTCGCCTGCCTGCGGAGTTTGATATCGGGCGCTATCTGACGACCGGAGAGAATCGGCTGGCCGTCATGGTGTTACGCTGGTCTGACGGCAGCTATCTGGAAGATCAGGATATGTGGCGTATGAGCGGTATTTTCCGCGATGTCACGCTTCTGCATAAACCCACGGTTCACCTCAACGATATCCAACTGACTACGCCGCTCAGCGCCGATTTCCGCCACGGCACACTGGAGATTCAAGTGAGGGCAACGCTCACCGAAGCGGAATCCAAAAGCCATCGCATCCGTGCACAGCTTTGGCGTGGTAATAAACTCATCGGCGACACACGACAGGCGTTCGGCAGTAATATTGTCGATGAACGCGGTGCTTACCACGATAAGGCTTTTCTCCGTATTGACGTGCCACAGCCCGATCTGTGGAGCGCCGAACTGCCGCACCTGTACCGCACGGTTATTTCATTGGAAACAGCGGAAGGCGAGCTCGTAGAAGCAGAAGCCTATGATGTCGGTTTCAGAAAAGTTGAAATCCGCAACGGTCTGCTGCTGCTGAACGGTCAACCGCTACTGATTCGTGGCGTTAACCGCCATGAGCATCACCCGCAGCACGGTCAGGTCATGGATGAAGACACGATGCGGCGCGATATTATGCTGATGAAACAGCATAATTTTAACGCCGTGCGTTGCTCACATTACCCCAACCATCCGCTGTGGTATCGGCTGTGCGATCGCTACGGCCTGTATGTTGTGGATGAAGCGAACATTGAGACGCATGGCATGCAGCCGATGAATCGTCTGTCAGACGATCCCGTCTGGCTACCTGCCTACAGCGAACGCGTGTCGAGGATGGTACAACGCGACCGCAATCATCCCTGCATTATTATCTGGTCATTGGGGAACGAGTCCGGTTACGGCGCAAATCATGACGCACTCTATCAATGGATCAAGCGCCACGATCCGACGCGTCCCGTGCATTACGAAGGCGGCGGCGCGAACAGTCGTGCGACCGACATTGTGTGCCCCATGTACGCCCGCGTCGATGAAGATCAGCCCTTCCCCAGCGTGCCCAAATGGTCGATCACCAAATGGATCAGCATGCCGGACGAACATCGGCCACTTATCCTCTGCGAGTACGCACACGCGATGGGCAACAGTCTGGGGGGATTTGCTCGCTACTGGCAGGCATTCCGTCAATACCCTCGGTTACAGGGCGGATTCATCTGGGACTGGGTCGATCAGGCACTGACCCGCCACGACGAGCAAGGCAATGCCTACTGGGCATACGGTGGAGACTTTGGCGACACACCTAACGATCGTCAGTTCTGTCTGGACGGCTTGCTGTTTCCCGATCGCACCCCGCATCCCAGCCTGTATGAAGCACAGCGGGCACAGCAGCATATTCAGTTCGACTGGCAGGCGGGGTCACCGTGTGAGCTTCACGTCACCAGCGAATACCTGTTTCGCCATACGGACAATGAGCAGTTGAACTGGCGCATCACGCTGGACGATAAAACGCTCGCGGAAGGTTCGCTGCCGCTGACGCTCGCGCCGCAGTCCACCCAGACTCTCACGCTACTGGAGGCGCTTCCCGCCGTCGAACACACAGGGGAGCTTTGGCTCAATGTTGAAGTCGTACAGCCTAAAGCCACCGCCTGGTCAGAGGCAAACCACCGTTGCGCCTGGGATCAATGGCAACTCCCTGCGCCACTTCATCTTCCCGATACGGCCAGTTCCGGGCAGAAGCAACGCCCCGTACTGCGATCTTCTGATACGCACTTCGATATCATTCAGGGCGAACAACGCTGGCGCTTTAACTGCCAAAATGGCTGGCTGGAACAGTGGTGGACAGCCGACACGCCAGCGCTGTTAACCCCTTTGCAAGATCAGTTTGTTCGGGCACCGCTGGATAACGACATCGGTATCAGCGAGGTTGATCGCATCGATCCGCGCGCCTGGGCCGAACGCTGGAAATCAGCCGGTCTTTATCAATTGCAGACACAGTGTATAGCGATTCAGGCTAACCAACTCGACGATGCCGTGCAGGTTACTACCGAGCATGTATTCCGCCATGCCGGACAAATCTTGCTACGGAGTAAAAAGCGCTGGCAGATTGATGTACACGGCGTGATGACTGTTGATGTCGACGTCGATGTCGCGACGGTACTCCCATCACTAGCCAGAGTGGGCTTGAACTGCAAGTTAGCCGACGTTGCACCTCAGGTCAGTTGGGTCGGGCTTGGTCCACATGAGAATTACCCAGACCGACAGCTGGCTGCACAGCATGGACACTGGAGGCTGCCGCTGGATGACCTTCATACGCCCTACATTTTCCCGTCAGAAAACGGACTGCGCTGCAACACTCGCACGCTAACGTACGGCAAATGGACAATCACCGGAAATTTCCACTTCGGGTTAAGTCGTTATGGGTTAACACAGTTAATGACCTGTACTCACCACCATTTATTAGAAAAGGAAGAAGGCGTTTGGCTCAATCTGGATGGCTTCCATATGGGCATTGGCGGCGATGATTCCTGGAGTCCCAGCGTTCATCGCGATGATTTACTCACGGCGACACATTATCACTACCGCGTCGCGCTTCAACATCACCAACCGTATTGA
- a CDS encoding LysR family transcriptional regulator — translation MDRFDAMRAFARVVEAGSFTKAAQTLHMSKTTVTQLIQQLEARLRVKLLHRTTRKLGVTPDGAVYYERVIRLLADMEDAENSLSSAAITPRGRLRVDVPSPLARLVLVPALPAFHARYPDIQFDMGVSDRVVDLIGDNVDCVLRGGEINDQSLIARHVGDLQIGVYVAPSYVERLGAPAHPRELENTDHRIVGFLSSRTGKIDSLVLHGESEHIEIKSSYVLAVDDGNAYLEAGLAGLGVIALPVYMAAAHQACGALIPLFEQWRINPMPLHLAFPPNRHVNAKLRVFIDWIVELMQQHETTLPPENNTAALSP, via the coding sequence ATGGATCGTTTCGATGCGATGCGCGCCTTTGCTCGCGTGGTGGAGGCAGGTAGCTTCACAAAAGCTGCCCAAACGCTGCATATGAGCAAAACCACGGTGACGCAACTTATTCAGCAGCTGGAAGCGCGCCTGCGCGTCAAGTTGCTCCATCGAACTACCCGCAAGCTCGGTGTGACTCCCGATGGTGCGGTCTACTATGAACGCGTCATCCGCCTGCTAGCGGACATGGAGGATGCTGAAAACAGCCTGTCCAGTGCGGCGATTACGCCCAGGGGGCGGCTACGGGTGGATGTGCCCAGTCCGCTGGCCCGCCTTGTGCTCGTGCCAGCACTACCGGCTTTCCACGCACGCTACCCTGATATCCAGTTCGACATGGGCGTGAGTGACCGGGTGGTGGACCTGATCGGCGACAACGTGGATTGCGTCCTGCGCGGTGGCGAAATCAACGATCAGTCCCTGATCGCACGTCATGTCGGCGATTTGCAAATCGGCGTCTACGTCGCCCCCAGTTATGTGGAACGCCTTGGCGCCCCTGCGCATCCGCGAGAGCTGGAAAACACTGACCATCGCATCGTGGGATTCTTGTCCTCACGCACCGGCAAGATTGATTCTCTGGTACTGCACGGTGAGAGTGAACATATTGAAATCAAGAGCAGCTATGTGCTTGCCGTGGATGATGGCAATGCTTACCTCGAAGCTGGGCTAGCTGGGTTAGGCGTAATTGCGCTGCCAGTCTATATGGCGGCAGCACATCAAGCTTGTGGCGCCTTGATTCCGCTATTTGAACAGTGGCGTATTAATCCAATGCCCCTGCACCTGGCATTTCCGCCGAACCGCCATGTCAACGCCAAGCTGCGAGTTTTTATTGATTGGATCGTTGAATTGATGCAGCAGCATGAGACAACGCTGCCTCCTGAAAACAATACAGCTGCGTTGTCTCCGTAA
- a CDS encoding DUF1971 domain-containing protein codes for MERIVIPANYVHTRTTPFWTKETAPASIWQRHLDAGTRQGVYPRLCVMQGTIRYYGYADETSPDPVETLTIEAGQFGVFPPEKWHRIEALSDDTLFNVDFYVDPKILIEG; via the coding sequence ATGGAACGAATCGTTATACCCGCGAATTATGTTCATACTCGTACCACGCCTTTTTGGACAAAGGAAACGGCACCGGCGTCTATCTGGCAGCGTCATTTGGATGCAGGGACACGACAAGGCGTTTACCCACGCTTGTGCGTGATGCAAGGGACAATTCGTTATTATGGTTACGCCGATGAGACCAGTCCTGACCCCGTCGAAACGCTGACTATTGAAGCCGGACAATTTGGCGTATTTCCGCCAGAAAAATGGCACAGAATCGAAGCGTTATCTGATGATACGCTATTCAACGTCGATTTTTATGTCGATCCAAAAATTCTGATAGAAGGTTGA
- a CDS encoding DUF1869 domain-containing protein has translation MTSENKGYSLTLLNRDNKEKAEKVYLKPMAFYVPDFAAGAVMELFNELSSTSENKKGFLLTVTNNNNGVSVDKDLPTVEELKDKTISAEAVKELVNIVRGYDADEETNVCGW, from the coding sequence ATGACAAGTGAAAATAAAGGATATTCATTAACACTATTGAACCGTGACAATAAGGAAAAGGCAGAGAAAGTTTATCTCAAACCGATGGCTTTTTATGTGCCTGATTTCGCCGCAGGCGCAGTTATGGAATTATTCAACGAACTGTCGTCAACCAGCGAAAATAAAAAAGGTTTTCTGCTGACGGTTACGAACAACAATAACGGCGTGTCCGTTGATAAAGATCTCCCTACGGTCGAAGAATTAAAAGATAAGACAATTTCGGCTGAAGCGGTAAAAGAACTGGTTAATATCGTACGTGGTTACGATGCAGATGAAGAGACTAACGTTTGCGGCTGGTAA